From Thermoflavifilum aggregans, a single genomic window includes:
- a CDS encoding DUF3667 domain-containing protein, producing the protein MQHLLRKEKTCLNCGHAVEERFCPHCGQENVEPRERFSELAGHFIADLLHFDTQFFSTIRYLLFKPGYLTLEYIRGRRKAYLHPIRMYLFISVVYFFLASVIPMRYSHIIIEMNKNPQMANQVKTLLPYATIRQYDSIQESLPSKNRDPRMIQLITHRLLALQMQYGNHAAEVLRERILHHIPQVMFFLLPLFALLLELHFSRKKYYFSDHIIFSLHFHIFYFLLSLVALLLKSLLNADLFMLMSLLLWIYLVLALRSVYQNSWFKNILKSISIGFLYSIIIGLVMAGLFAWTLAIG; encoded by the coding sequence ATGCAACATCTTTTACGAAAAGAGAAAACCTGCCTGAACTGCGGACACGCAGTAGAAGAACGTTTCTGTCCGCATTGCGGGCAGGAAAATGTTGAACCCAGAGAACGGTTCAGCGAATTAGCGGGTCATTTTATTGCAGACCTGCTGCATTTTGATACCCAATTTTTTTCTACAATTCGTTATCTGCTGTTTAAACCAGGTTATCTGACGCTGGAATATATCAGGGGTCGCCGTAAAGCTTATCTGCATCCGATCCGGATGTATTTGTTTATTTCTGTGGTGTATTTTTTTCTGGCTTCTGTGATTCCTATGCGCTATTCCCATATCATTATTGAGATGAATAAAAATCCGCAAATGGCCAATCAGGTTAAAACGCTGTTACCCTATGCTACTATCCGACAATATGATTCCATTCAGGAAAGCCTACCTTCCAAAAACAGAGATCCGCGTATGATTCAGTTAATAACGCACCGGTTGCTGGCCTTACAAATGCAATATGGCAACCATGCTGCAGAAGTGTTGCGGGAAAGAATTTTACATCATATTCCACAGGTGATGTTTTTTCTGTTGCCATTGTTTGCGTTGTTGCTGGAGTTGCATTTCAGCAGAAAGAAATATTACTTCTCAGATCACATCATTTTCTCCCTGCATTTTCATATCTTTTACTTTCTGTTATCCCTTGTGGCTTTGTTGCTGAAAAGTTTGCTGAATGCTGATCTGTTTATGCTGATGAGTTTATTATTGTGGATTTATCTCGTCCTGGCTTTACGAAGCGTATATCAGAATAGCTGGTTCAAAAACATTTTAAAATCAATCTCCATTGGTTTTCTGTATAGCATAATCATCGGTCTGGTGATGGCAGGTTTATTTGCATGGACTCTGGCTATCGGGTGA
- a CDS encoding protein-L-isoaspartate(D-aspartate) O-methyltransferase → MRNYEDSYRHKGLRKKLVDSLRKKGISDEAVLEAMQAVPRHFFMDTALESFAYEDRAFPIGEGQTISQPYTVAYQTQLLQVKPHDKILEIGTGSGYQACILAEMGAHVYTIERQRKLFERLKSFPFLSRYPTIHFFYGDGYEGLPTFAPFDKIIVTAAAPYIPEKLMDQLKIGGVMVIPIGGREGQRMYRITKVDNQKFEQEVFDNFSFVPMVSGKK, encoded by the coding sequence ATGAGAAATTATGAAGACAGCTATCGGCATAAAGGATTGAGGAAGAAGCTGGTGGATAGCCTGCGGAAGAAGGGCATCAGTGATGAAGCCGTGCTGGAAGCCATGCAGGCCGTGCCGCGGCATTTTTTTATGGATACGGCGCTGGAATCATTTGCCTATGAAGACCGGGCATTCCCCATCGGTGAAGGACAAACCATTTCACAACCATATACAGTAGCTTATCAGACGCAGCTGCTGCAGGTGAAACCACACGATAAGATTCTGGAAATTGGTACCGGTAGCGGTTATCAGGCATGTATCCTTGCAGAAATGGGCGCACATGTGTATACCATCGAACGCCAGCGCAAACTATTTGAACGATTAAAATCCTTCCCTTTTCTTTCCCGTTATCCTACGATTCATTTCTTTTATGGTGATGGATATGAAGGCTTACCTACTTTTGCACCTTTTGATAAAATCATTGTAACGGCTGCTGCACCTTATATTCCTGAAAAGCTGATGGATCAGTTGAAAATAGGAGGTGTGATGGTGATTCCCATTGGCGGAAGGGAAGGCCAGCGCATGTATCGCATCACGAAAGTAGATAATCAGAAATTTGAACAAGAAGTATTCGATAATTTTTCCTTTGTACCTATGGTAAGCGGGAAAAAATAA
- a CDS encoding bifunctional heptose 7-phosphate kinase/heptose 1-phosphate adenyltransferase has protein sequence MSFDKLFRKFQQFKVLVIGDVMLDVYWWGGVERISPEAPVPVVSLQRKEVRPGGAANVGINVAALGAEVYMLGIVGKDAEGQQLLECLQQQGLQTWGMIQSVERCTTSKTRIISRNQHMLRLDHEQIHELSAQEKQHLLEKADHILQHFHPDVVIFEDYDKGVLAPDIIREIVDRCRQLQIPTCVDPKKKNFWAYERVTLFKPNLKEVREGLHLDECPVDLQHLQQIHAELQNRLQHEYSLITLSEKGVFCSNGRQHWLIPSHLRNIADVSGAGDTVIATAALVWAATRNARLMAEIANIAGGLVCEQVGVVPVDPHRLQTECALLLEDISFSI, from the coding sequence ATGTCGTTCGATAAGTTGTTTCGGAAGTTTCAGCAATTCAAAGTACTGGTAATAGGCGATGTAATGTTGGATGTTTACTGGTGGGGTGGGGTAGAACGGATTTCGCCGGAAGCTCCAGTACCGGTGGTGTCGCTGCAGCGCAAGGAAGTGCGACCGGGTGGAGCAGCCAATGTAGGGATCAATGTGGCTGCATTGGGAGCAGAAGTGTATATGCTTGGCATCGTGGGAAAAGATGCTGAAGGCCAACAGTTGCTGGAATGCCTTCAGCAACAGGGATTGCAGACCTGGGGCATGATACAATCTGTTGAACGATGCACTACCAGCAAAACTCGCATTATCAGCAGGAACCAGCACATGCTGCGCCTCGATCATGAACAGATTCATGAGTTGTCTGCACAGGAAAAACAACATCTTCTAGAAAAAGCCGATCATATTTTGCAACACTTCCATCCAGATGTGGTAATTTTTGAAGATTATGATAAAGGTGTGCTTGCACCGGATATCATCCGGGAAATTGTGGACAGATGCAGGCAATTACAGATTCCCACCTGTGTAGATCCTAAGAAAAAAAATTTCTGGGCCTATGAAAGGGTAACTTTGTTCAAGCCTAATCTGAAAGAAGTAAGAGAGGGATTGCATCTCGATGAATGTCCGGTTGATCTGCAACACCTGCAGCAAATTCATGCTGAACTGCAAAACAGGTTGCAGCATGAATATTCGTTGATTACGCTTTCAGAAAAAGGTGTGTTCTGCAGCAATGGCCGGCAACACTGGCTTATCCCCTCACACCTGCGCAATATTGCCGATGTAAGCGGTGCCGGAGATACCGTCATTGCTACAGCAGCTTTGGTATGGGCTGCCACACGCAATGCCCGCCTGATGGCCGAAATTGCTAATATCGCCGGCGGACTGGTTTGCGAGCAGGTGGGTGTAGTACCCGTGGACCCCCATCGTCTGCAAACCGAATGTGCATTGCTGCTTGAGGATATTTCATTTTCGATATGA
- a CDS encoding APC family permease — MEKHSSSGAQFQRSLRLIDGVMLVSGVMIGSGIFIVSAEIARTVGGVGYLMLVWILSGVMTIIGALSYGELSGMFPHAGGQYVYLREALHPLIGFLYGWAFFLVIETGTIAAVAVAFAKYTAYLLPQIGEDYIIWQIGGFAVNRAQLLAIAMILFLTYVNTRGIRTGKWIQLIFTLAKILALLLLVILGLWIGFQPQVWRANWHHAWNAFQVVFQNGQTIQQPSSGILLIGLTGVAMVGALFSSDAWNSVTFIAAEIKKPEKNIGRSMFLGTLLVTIVYLLCNVMYVGVLSMHEIATAPADRVASAAAGHFLGAWGAGLIAAMIMISTFGCNNGLVLSGARVYYTMARDRLFFSPAGKLNEKGVPATALWLQGFWASLLCISGKYSDLLNYVIFVVLIFYVLTILGIIRLRKTKPDLHRPYRAVGYPYLPVLYIVMAICICISLLWLRPDYTWPGLIIVLIGIPVYYAFIRRQKSSSISSQRVV; from the coding sequence ATGGAAAAGCATTCTTCATCAGGTGCACAGTTTCAACGATCTCTCCGGCTGATAGATGGTGTGATGCTGGTATCCGGAGTCATGATTGGCTCCGGTATTTTCATTGTAAGTGCTGAGATTGCACGTACAGTGGGAGGGGTGGGATATCTGATGCTGGTATGGATACTTTCAGGTGTGATGACGATTATCGGTGCTCTGAGCTATGGCGAATTATCGGGTATGTTTCCGCATGCCGGTGGTCAATATGTGTATCTGCGCGAAGCACTGCATCCGTTGATTGGATTTTTGTACGGATGGGCCTTTTTTCTGGTTATTGAAACGGGAACCATTGCAGCGGTGGCTGTAGCTTTTGCCAAATACACTGCTTATTTATTACCGCAGATAGGAGAAGATTATATCATCTGGCAAATCGGTGGTTTCGCTGTGAACCGCGCGCAGTTGCTGGCCATTGCCATGATATTGTTTTTAACCTATGTAAATACCCGTGGCATCCGCACAGGCAAATGGATTCAGTTGATTTTTACCTTAGCCAAGATTTTGGCATTGTTGTTATTGGTAATATTGGGTCTCTGGATAGGCTTTCAGCCACAGGTATGGCGGGCAAACTGGCATCATGCATGGAATGCATTTCAGGTAGTATTCCAAAACGGACAAACCATCCAGCAACCATCGTCGGGTATTTTACTCATCGGATTAACAGGTGTAGCTATGGTGGGTGCTCTTTTCTCCAGCGATGCATGGAACAGTGTGACCTTCATTGCTGCTGAAATCAAAAAACCCGAAAAAAACATAGGAAGGAGTATGTTTTTAGGTACGTTGCTGGTGACGATCGTTTATCTGTTATGCAACGTCATGTATGTAGGAGTTTTATCCATGCACGAAATAGCAACAGCACCTGCCGATCGGGTGGCTTCTGCTGCCGCAGGGCATTTTCTGGGTGCATGGGGGGCCGGACTTATCGCTGCAATGATTATGATTTCCACGTTTGGTTGCAACAATGGATTGGTACTGAGTGGGGCGCGGGTGTATTATACCATGGCACGGGACAGATTGTTTTTTTCACCTGCCGGAAAACTAAATGAAAAAGGCGTACCTGCCACTGCCCTCTGGCTGCAGGGCTTCTGGGCCAGCCTGCTTTGCATATCCGGTAAATACAGTGATTTGCTGAATTATGTGATTTTTGTGGTACTGATTTTTTATGTGCTTACCATCCTGGGCATCATTCGCCTCCGGAAAACCAAGCCAGACTTGCATCGGCCTTATCGTGCCGTGGGTTATCCGTATTTGCCGGTGTTATACATCGTCATGGCCATCTGTATATGCATTTCCCTGCTTTGGCTTAGGCCTGATTATACCTGGCCGGGGCTCATCATTGTGTTGATTGGTATTCCCGTGTACTATGCATTCATTCGTCGGCAAAAATCTTCATCTATTTCTTCTCAAAGAGTGGTTTGA
- a CDS encoding OmpH family outer membrane protein, translating into MKWTLSGVLNIVLLIAVCILFYLHFHRNVSQPVPQHIADSTSPVQLAYVNIDTLQAHYTYFKEKRAQLEAQQARMEKELQQDAQKLQQEYNQFQQKAPTMTQAEGEAAQQKLLQHQQQLQAKQEAMRQQLLAQQQAFQDSLQQELHTFLQRYNADKHYQFIFSYAGGASDILYANPAQDITRDVIDGLNALHTGK; encoded by the coding sequence ATGAAATGGACATTATCCGGAGTACTCAATATCGTTTTGCTGATTGCCGTATGCATTTTGTTTTATCTGCATTTTCATCGGAACGTTTCCCAGCCTGTTCCTCAACATATAGCAGATAGTACATCCCCTGTGCAACTGGCTTACGTGAATATTGACACTTTGCAGGCACATTACACCTATTTTAAAGAAAAACGTGCCCAGCTGGAAGCCCAGCAGGCAAGAATGGAAAAAGAACTTCAGCAGGATGCTCAAAAACTGCAACAGGAGTATAATCAGTTTCAGCAAAAAGCCCCCACCATGACACAGGCCGAAGGAGAGGCTGCCCAGCAGAAACTATTGCAACACCAGCAACAACTGCAGGCCAAACAGGAAGCTATGAGGCAGCAGTTGCTAGCACAACAGCAGGCTTTCCAGGACAGTCTTCAGCAGGAACTGCATACTTTTTTGCAGCGATATAATGCCGACAAACATTATCAGTTTATATTCTCCTACGCCGGAGGTGCTTCAGATATTTTGTATGCCAATCCAGCACAAGATATTACCCGCGATGTGATTGATGGTCTCAATGCGTTGCATACCGGGAAATAA
- a CDS encoding aspartate kinase, with protein sequence MKIMKFGGTSVGKPERMHAVARLILAEPEDKIVVLSALSGTTNTLVQISKALADGHRDQAKQIIDDLRKHYDAFCEGLLQTAEARVKARDIVNHHFEFLNIILKISFSEALERDILAQGELLSTQLFCTYLEEIQVPVVLLPALEFMYIDEYHEPVLSKIKSKLAALLQQYPDQHLFVTQGYICRNARGEVDNLKRGGSDYTASLIGAAVNASEIQIWTDIDGMHNNDPRVVKNTFPIEQLSFDEAAELAYFGAKILHPASIWPAQYFNIPVRLLNTMQPEAKGTLITDQAAGEGVKAVAAKDGITAIKIKSSRMLLAYGFLRKVFEVFEKYRTPIDMITTSEVAVSLTIDQIVHLENIQRELEAYGSVEVEHDQTIIAIVGNEIVSQKAILKNMFGALEPIPLRMISYGGSRHNVSLLIHSSYKEQALRALNKGLFGLD encoded by the coding sequence ATGAAGATCATGAAATTTGGCGGCACATCTGTGGGCAAGCCCGAACGTATGCATGCCGTTGCCCGGCTGATTTTGGCTGAGCCGGAAGATAAAATCGTGGTGCTTTCCGCCCTTTCCGGAACTACCAACACCCTTGTGCAGATCAGCAAAGCATTAGCTGATGGCCATCGCGATCAGGCAAAACAGATCATTGATGATTTGCGGAAGCATTATGATGCATTTTGCGAAGGACTGCTGCAAACCGCTGAAGCACGGGTAAAAGCACGGGATATTGTAAACCACCATTTTGAATTTCTGAACATCATCCTGAAAATATCCTTCAGCGAAGCTTTGGAACGTGATATCCTGGCACAAGGTGAATTGCTGTCTACCCAGCTGTTTTGCACCTATCTGGAAGAAATTCAGGTGCCGGTGGTATTGTTGCCGGCATTGGAATTCATGTATATCGACGAATATCATGAGCCGGTGCTGTCAAAAATCAAATCCAAACTCGCGGCCTTGTTGCAACAATATCCTGATCAGCATCTGTTTGTTACCCAGGGCTATATCTGTCGCAATGCCCGGGGTGAAGTAGATAACCTGAAACGTGGGGGCAGTGATTATACTGCTTCGCTGATCGGAGCTGCGGTCAATGCATCGGAAATCCAGATCTGGACCGATATTGACGGCATGCATAATAATGATCCGCGTGTAGTAAAAAATACGTTTCCTATTGAACAGCTTTCGTTTGATGAAGCTGCAGAGCTGGCTTATTTCGGAGCTAAAATATTGCATCCGGCATCGATATGGCCGGCACAGTATTTCAATATTCCCGTGCGCCTGCTGAACACCATGCAGCCTGAAGCCAAAGGCACATTGATCACGGATCAGGCAGCAGGAGAAGGTGTGAAAGCCGTTGCTGCCAAAGATGGAATTACAGCTATCAAAATCAAATCGAGCCGCATGCTGCTGGCTTATGGGTTTCTGAGAAAGGTATTTGAAGTGTTTGAAAAATACCGTACACCTATCGATATGATTACCACTTCGGAGGTGGCTGTATCATTAACCATCGATCAGATTGTACATCTGGAAAATATACAGCGTGAACTGGAAGCTTATGGCAGCGTGGAGGTGGAACATGATCAAACCATCATTGCCATTGTAGGAAATGAAATTGTTTCCCAGAAAGCCATTCTGAAGAACATGTTCGGCGCGCTTGAGCCTATACCGTTGCGCATGATTTCTTATGGAGGAAGCCGGCATAATGTATCGCTGCTGATACACAGTTCTTACAAGGAGCAGGCTTTGCGGGCACTGAACAAAGGCTTGTTTGGGCTGGATTAA
- a CDS encoding Ldh family oxidoreductase, which translates to MEALFSVDALRWFTEAVFQQMGYAADEAASAADVLLKADLRGIDSHGLARLPGYVRLWEAGRIRVNAHPRVVYETPSTALVDGDQGLGLLVAPYAMRIAIAKARQAGTGWVAVRRSNHFGIAGYHAMLALQEDMIGIALTNASPLVAPALSLERMLGTNPIAVAIPAGEEPPVVIDMATAAAANGKLEILQRKGGKAPLGWIQDAAGQPTDDPFALQKGGALLPLGSRPETGSHKGYCLAALVDILSGVLPGAGFGPWVPPFVHFLPLPQDAPPGAEGIGHFFGAMRVDAFRPAEAFKTHMDSWIRRFRGATPVDTAEPVKIPGDPERAMEAERRQRGIPLHQSVVKALKDLSARMGVPFPAPVLQ; encoded by the coding sequence ATGGAGGCATTGTTTTCGGTAGATGCGTTGCGTTGGTTTACAGAAGCCGTTTTTCAGCAGATGGGTTATGCTGCTGATGAGGCGGCATCGGCGGCCGATGTGTTGCTGAAAGCTGATTTGCGCGGCATTGATTCCCATGGGCTGGCTCGGTTACCAGGCTATGTAAGGCTCTGGGAAGCCGGCCGTATCCGGGTGAATGCCCATCCGCGGGTGGTGTATGAAACGCCTTCCACGGCTTTGGTGGATGGCGATCAGGGACTGGGTTTGCTGGTAGCACCTTATGCCATGCGCATAGCTATTGCGAAAGCCAGGCAGGCAGGCACAGGATGGGTAGCCGTACGTCGCTCCAACCATTTCGGTATTGCGGGTTATCATGCCATGCTAGCCTTGCAGGAAGATATGATCGGGATAGCTCTCACCAATGCCAGTCCGCTGGTAGCTCCGGCATTATCACTGGAACGCATGTTGGGTACCAATCCCATCGCGGTGGCTATTCCTGCCGGAGAAGAGCCTCCGGTGGTGATTGACATGGCTACGGCTGCTGCTGCCAACGGAAAGCTGGAGATTCTGCAACGCAAGGGTGGCAAAGCTCCGCTGGGGTGGATACAGGATGCTGCCGGCCAGCCTACGGATGATCCCTTTGCCTTGCAGAAGGGCGGGGCTTTGCTGCCATTGGGCAGCCGGCCGGAAACAGGCAGCCACAAAGGCTATTGCCTGGCAGCGTTGGTTGATATTCTCTCGGGAGTGTTGCCGGGAGCCGGATTCGGCCCCTGGGTGCCTCCTTTTGTGCATTTTTTGCCGTTGCCACAGGATGCTCCGCCAGGAGCCGAAGGTATCGGCCATTTCTTCGGCGCCATGCGTGTGGATGCTTTCCGGCCGGCAGAAGCGTTCAAAACACATATGGATAGCTGGATTCGTCGTTTTCGCGGTGCCACACCCGTTGATACAGCAGAGCCGGTAAAAATTCCGGGGGATCCGGAACGGGCTATGGAAGCCGAGCGCCGGCAGCGGGGGATTCCGCTTCACCAGTCTGTGGTCAAGGCATTAAAAGACTTGTCGGCACGCATGGGCGTGCCTTTCCCAGCTCCTGTGTTACAATAG
- a CDS encoding DUF3467 domain-containing protein, whose translation MSQQPENQNQLNIELSEDMAEGIYANLAVITHSNAEFVLDFITVMPGMPKARVKSRIIVTPQHAKRLLKALADNIKKYEAVHGTIQDQDPVTIPMNFGGPAAQA comes from the coding sequence ATGAGTCAGCAACCGGAAAATCAGAATCAGCTGAATATTGAGCTGAGCGAAGACATGGCCGAGGGCATTTATGCCAACCTGGCCGTCATCACCCATTCCAATGCCGAGTTTGTCCTGGATTTTATTACCGTGATGCCCGGCATGCCGAAAGCCCGGGTGAAATCGCGGATCATTGTAACTCCCCAGCATGCCAAGCGTTTGCTGAAAGCGCTGGCCGATAATATCAAAAAATATGAGGCCGTGCACGGCACTATTCAGGATCAGGATCCGGTCACTATCCCTATGAATTTCGGTGGTCCTGCAGCACAGGCTTAA
- the rhaT gene encoding L-rhamnose/proton symporter RhaT — protein sequence MQVIYGVILHFIGGFASGSFYMPFKKVRKWAWENYWLIGGFFSWLIIPTLAAWLTVPHFGAIIRATSADTKFWTYLMGVLWGIGGLTYGLGVRYLGMSLGNSVILGLTSTFGALLPAVYYDFHPEDGKVKFTTLLHESWGQLVLAGVVVCLIGIYLCGKAGLMKEKDFKGHAPVDELSQDSKEEFSIGKGLIVAIISGVLSACFNYGIEAGYPMAKMAIEQGTDPLFQNNVIYIVLLWGGLTTNLIWCIILHIKNRSFGDYIDTKTPLANNYLFAALAGTTWFLQFFFYGMGESKLGNGASSWILHMAFIILTANMWGLVLKEWKGVQPRTLRTIIAGIAAIFISIMLVGYGNAIKP from the coding sequence ATGCAAGTTATCTATGGCGTTATCCTGCATTTTATCGGCGGTTTTGCATCCGGTAGTTTTTACATGCCTTTCAAAAAAGTACGCAAATGGGCCTGGGAAAATTATTGGCTCATAGGCGGATTTTTTTCCTGGCTTATTATTCCTACACTTGCTGCCTGGCTTACAGTCCCACATTTTGGAGCTATCATCCGCGCCACATCGGCCGACACTAAATTCTGGACTTACCTGATGGGCGTGCTCTGGGGCATTGGTGGTTTAACGTATGGGCTGGGTGTGCGCTATCTGGGCATGTCGCTCGGCAATTCGGTAATTTTGGGATTGACCTCCACATTTGGCGCACTTTTGCCAGCTGTGTATTATGATTTTCATCCGGAAGACGGTAAAGTGAAATTCACTACCCTGTTGCATGAGTCCTGGGGGCAACTGGTACTGGCGGGCGTGGTGGTGTGTCTCATCGGCATTTATCTCTGCGGCAAGGCGGGCCTGATGAAGGAAAAAGATTTTAAAGGACATGCGCCGGTTGATGAACTGTCGCAGGATAGCAAGGAAGAATTCAGTATTGGCAAAGGATTGATTGTGGCCATCATTTCAGGTGTGCTGAGTGCTTGTTTCAATTATGGTATCGAAGCAGGTTATCCTATGGCCAAAATGGCTATTGAACAGGGAACGGATCCGCTTTTTCAGAATAATGTGATTTATATCGTACTGCTCTGGGGCGGACTCACCACCAACCTGATCTGGTGCATCATCCTGCATATCAAAAACCGTTCGTTTGGTGATTACATTGACACAAAAACCCCGCTGGCCAATAATTATCTGTTTGCTGCACTGGCTGGAACCACCTGGTTTCTGCAGTTTTTTTTCTATGGCATGGGCGAAAGCAAATTGGGCAACGGCGCTAGCTCCTGGATTTTGCACATGGCATTTATCATTTTAACGGCCAACATGTGGGGACTGGTATTGAAAGAATGGAAAGGCGTACAGCCGCGTACACTGCGCACCATCATCGCAGGCATTGCAGCTATTTTTATTTCCATCATGCTGGTGGGATATGGAAATGCTATTAAACCCTGA
- the rhaM gene encoding L-rhamnose mutarotase: protein MKRLAFKMQLKPGYAAEYQKRHDTIWPELKQLLKETGIHHYGIYLDRETNILFAALEIENEATYAALPQHPVMQKWWKYMADIMETHPDHSPISIPLEEMFYLE from the coding sequence ATGAAACGCCTGGCTTTCAAGATGCAGCTGAAACCCGGATATGCTGCCGAATATCAAAAACGACATGATACGATATGGCCGGAGCTGAAGCAATTGCTGAAAGAAACCGGCATTCACCATTATGGCATCTATCTCGATCGGGAAACGAATATCCTATTTGCTGCATTGGAAATAGAAAATGAAGCAACATATGCGGCATTGCCACAACATCCGGTTATGCAGAAATGGTGGAAATACATGGCAGATATCATGGAAACCCATCCTGATCATTCACCTATCAGCATTCCGCTGGAAGAAATGTTTTATCTGGAATGA
- a CDS encoding alpha-hydroxy acid oxidase yields MGLGYNPRYPSVEDLRKRAKRRIPRFAFDYLDGGCNEEINLIKNTDELRKVELLPTYIKQYDGVDMGVKLWEKEYSAPFGIAPVGLQGLIWPRAPQILAKAAYNHKIPFVLSTVSTATIEEIADITQGEAWFQLYHPVEDELRDRLLKRAEDAGYDVLVILADVPSFGYRNKEIKNGLSMPPRMTFSNVCQILGKPKWAFTTLIHGLPRFQTLLPYIPRGLNLHHLGLFMNQTFNGRLNDEKLKRLRDVWKRKLVLKGLANPADVEKCIEIGLDGIIISNHGGRQLDAGPSSIKALQEIVPHYKGKIRIMMDSGIRSGPDIARALACGAEFVFLGRTFMYGVAALGKKGGEHTIGILKRQLQQIMEQLGCERVEDLLNCKIDVH; encoded by the coding sequence ATGGGTTTAGGATATAATCCCAGATATCCGTCTGTTGAAGACTTAAGAAAAAGAGCAAAACGAAGAATTCCCAGATTTGCCTTTGATTATCTGGATGGAGGATGTAATGAAGAAATAAATTTAATCAAGAATACAGATGAACTTAGAAAAGTTGAGCTTTTACCTACTTATATTAAGCAATATGATGGCGTAGACATGGGTGTGAAACTATGGGAAAAGGAATATAGTGCACCTTTTGGAATTGCTCCTGTTGGCTTGCAAGGTCTGATATGGCCTAGAGCTCCCCAAATTTTAGCAAAAGCCGCATATAATCACAAAATTCCATTTGTATTGAGTACAGTGAGTACAGCTACTATAGAGGAAATCGCCGACATAACGCAAGGAGAGGCGTGGTTTCAGCTATATCATCCGGTAGAAGATGAGTTACGAGACAGGTTATTGAAAAGAGCAGAAGATGCCGGATATGATGTATTGGTTATACTGGCCGATGTCCCGTCTTTTGGTTACAGAAATAAAGAAATTAAAAATGGTTTGTCAATGCCCCCACGAATGACATTTAGCAACGTCTGCCAGATTTTGGGTAAACCTAAGTGGGCATTTACCACCCTTATACATGGTCTACCTCGCTTTCAAACCTTGTTACCCTATATTCCAAGGGGATTAAACTTGCATCATCTGGGATTATTCATGAATCAAACATTTAATGGTCGTTTAAATGATGAGAAATTAAAACGCTTAAGGGATGTTTGGAAAAGGAAACTCGTGCTTAAAGGTTTAGCAAACCCCGCTGATGTAGAAAAATGTATTGAAATTGGTCTTGATGGAATTATTATATCCAACCATGGTGGCCGGCAACTTGATGCTGGCCCTTCATCAATAAAAGCTTTACAAGAAATTGTACCTCACTACAAAGGTAAGATCAGGATCATGATGGATAGCGGTATTCGATCTGGTCCTGACATTGCCCGTGCTCTGGCCTGTGGTGCTGAATTTGTGTTTTTAGGTCGGACGTTTATGTATGGAGTTGCGGCATTAGGAAAAAAGGGAGGTGAACATACTATCGGAATCTTAAAACGACAATTGCAACAAATTATGGAACAATTGGGTTGTGAAAGGGTGGAGGACTTACTCAATTGCAAAATTGATGTTCATTAA